Proteins encoded within one genomic window of Platichthys flesus chromosome 13, fPlaFle2.1, whole genome shotgun sequence:
- the LOC133967454 gene encoding ras-related protein Rab-17-like, translated as MGENLPRSPGGPCLRRPVQTLRAKMVLLGSSGVGKSCLALRFGKDEFRSTSPTVGCAYLTRMVHLSDVNLRFEIWDTAGQEKYHSVTPLYYRGAHAAILVYDISKRETFLRAQVWLRELEKQLGPGSSVLWLVGNKGDLAEERQVSVQEGQGLARDRGLYFSETSAMSGFQVSELLAAIALRVYECLGAQAEGLSEWRETPVVNLHRRDTFSSSAASCCRVGP; from the exons ATGGGGGAGAATCTCCCGAGGTCGCCAGGAGGACCTTGTCTGAGGAGACCTGTGCAAACCCTCAGGGCTAAGATGGTTCTTCTGGGGAGCTCTGGAGTGGGCAAGTCATGTTTGGCTCTGCGGTTTGGGAAGGATGAGTTCAGGAGCACATCGCCTACTGTTGGCT GTGCCTACCTGACCCGAATGGTGCATTTGAGTGACGTCAATCTTCGCTTCGAGATATGGGACACGGCAGGACAAGAGAAATACCACAGCGTCACCCCTCTCTACTACAGAGGAGCCCACGCTGCCATCCTGGTCTATGATATCAGCAAGAGg GAAACATTTCTCAGAGCTCAGGTGTGGCTCagagagctggagaagcagctCGGCCCAGGATCTAGTGTCCTGTGGCTGGTGGGCAACAAGGGGGATCTGGCTGAGGAGAGGCAAGTCtcagtgcag GAAGGACAGGGGCTGGCCAGAGACAGGGGGTTGTACTTTTCAGAGACATCTGCAATGTCGGGGTTCCAGGTCAGCGAGTTGTTAGCAGCTATAG CCCTCAGGGTGTACGAGTGTTTGGGAGCCCAGGCGGAGGGTCTGTCCGAGTGGAGGGAGACACCGGTGGTGAATCTGCATCGCAGGGACAcgttctcttcttctgctgcttcctgctgccgAGTTGGGCCctag